Proteins from a single region of Streptomyces griseiscabiei:
- the lepA gene encoding translation elongation factor 4, translating into MPAIPSHVPEPSRTDPAQIRNFCIIAHIDHGKSTLADRMLQLTGVVDQRQMRAQYLDRMDIERERGITIKSQAVRLPWAPTDDPGNTHILNMIDTPGHVDFTYEVSRSLAACEGTVLLVDAAQGIEAQTLANLYLAMENDLKIIPVLNKIDLPAAQPEKFSEELANLIGCDPEDVLKVSAKTGLGVEALLDRVVADVPAPVGVQDAPARAMIFDSVYDSYRGVVTYVRVIDGQLNKRERIRMMSTGATHELLEIGVSAPEMKAADGLGVGEVGYLITGVKDVRQSKVGDTITTLHKGATEALGGYKDPKPMVFSGLYPLDGSDYPELRDALDKLQLNDAALVYEPETSAALGFGFRVGFLGLLHLDVIRERLEREFGLDLIATAPNVVYRVVMEDGAEHTVTNPSEFPEGKIDAVYEPVVRATILAPSEFIGSIMELCQTRRGTLLGMDYLSEDRVEIRYTLPLAEIVFDFFDQLKSKTRGYASLDYEPTGEQSSSLVKVDILLHGDKVDAFSAVTHKDAAYAYGVRLVAKLRELIPRQAFEVPIQAAIGSRVIARETIRAIRKDVLAKCYGGDISRKRKLLEKQKEGKKRMKMVGSVEVPQEAFIAVLSSDDSAGGGKGKK; encoded by the coding sequence GTGCCCGCGATCCCCAGCCATGTGCCCGAGCCGAGCCGTACCGACCCGGCTCAGATCCGCAATTTCTGCATCATCGCGCACATCGACCACGGCAAGTCCACGCTCGCCGACCGGATGCTCCAGCTGACCGGCGTCGTCGACCAGCGGCAGATGCGTGCTCAGTACCTCGACCGCATGGACATCGAGCGTGAGCGCGGAATCACGATCAAGTCCCAGGCGGTGCGTCTGCCCTGGGCGCCGACCGACGATCCGGGCAACACGCACATCCTCAACATGATCGACACCCCGGGGCACGTCGACTTCACGTACGAGGTGTCACGATCGCTGGCGGCCTGTGAGGGGACCGTCCTCCTCGTCGACGCGGCCCAGGGCATCGAGGCGCAGACCCTCGCCAACCTGTACCTGGCGATGGAGAACGACCTCAAGATCATCCCCGTGCTGAACAAGATCGACCTGCCGGCCGCACAGCCGGAGAAGTTCAGCGAGGAGCTGGCCAACCTCATCGGGTGCGACCCCGAGGACGTGCTCAAGGTCTCCGCCAAGACCGGTCTGGGCGTCGAGGCGCTGCTGGACCGGGTCGTCGCCGACGTCCCGGCCCCGGTCGGCGTCCAGGACGCGCCGGCGCGGGCCATGATCTTCGACTCGGTGTACGACTCCTACCGCGGTGTCGTGACGTACGTGCGTGTCATCGACGGGCAGCTCAACAAGCGTGAGCGGATCCGCATGATGTCCACCGGCGCGACCCACGAGCTGCTGGAGATCGGTGTCTCGGCCCCGGAGATGAAGGCCGCCGACGGCCTCGGTGTCGGTGAGGTCGGCTATCTGATCACCGGTGTGAAGGACGTCCGTCAGTCCAAGGTCGGTGACACGATCACCACCCTGCACAAGGGCGCCACCGAGGCGCTCGGCGGTTACAAGGACCCGAAGCCGATGGTCTTCTCGGGTCTGTATCCGCTGGACGGCTCCGACTACCCCGAGCTGCGCGACGCCCTCGACAAGCTGCAGCTCAACGACGCCGCGCTGGTGTACGAGCCGGAGACCTCCGCCGCGCTCGGCTTCGGTTTCCGCGTCGGTTTCCTCGGTCTGCTGCACCTGGACGTGATCCGTGAGCGGCTGGAGCGCGAGTTCGGGCTCGATCTGATCGCCACCGCGCCGAACGTGGTCTATCGCGTCGTCATGGAGGACGGCGCGGAGCACACGGTCACCAACCCGAGCGAGTTCCCCGAGGGGAAGATCGACGCCGTGTACGAGCCTGTCGTACGCGCCACGATCCTCGCGCCCTCGGAGTTCATCGGCTCGATCATGGAGCTGTGCCAGACGCGGCGCGGCACCCTGCTCGGTATGGACTACCTCTCCGAGGACCGGGTCGAGATCCGCTACACGCTTCCGCTCGCGGAGATCGTCTTCGACTTCTTCGACCAGCTGAAGTCGAAGACGCGCGGCTATGCCTCCCTGGACTACGAGCCCACCGGCGAGCAGAGCTCCAGCCTGGTGAAGGTCGACATCCTGCTGCACGGCGACAAGGTGGACGCCTTCTCGGCCGTCACCCACAAGGACGCCGCCTACGCCTACGGTGTGCGGCTCGTCGCCAAGCTGCGTGAGCTGATCCCGCGGCAGGCCTTCGAGGTGCCCATCCAGGCGGCCATCGGGTCGCGGGTCATCGCCCGCGAGACCATCCGTGCCATCCGCAAGGACGTCCTCGCCAAGTGCTACGGCGGTGACATCTCCCGTAAGCGGAAGCTGCTGGAGAAGCAGAAGGAAGGCAAGAAGCGGATGAAGATGGTGGGCTCTGTGGAGGTTCCGCAGGAGGCCTTCATCGCCGTCCTGTCCAGCGACGACAGCGCCGGTGGCGGCAAGGGCAAGAAGTAG
- the rpsT gene encoding 30S ribosomal protein S20, protein MANIKSQIKRNKTNEKARLRNKAVKSSLKTAIRKAREAAAAGDVEKATEYQRAAARQLDKAVSKGVIHKNQAANKKSALASKVASLKG, encoded by the coding sequence GTGGCGAACATCAAGTCCCAGATCAAGCGGAACAAGACCAACGAGAAGGCGCGCCTTCGCAACAAGGCCGTCAAGTCGTCGCTCAAGACCGCCATCCGCAAGGCCCGCGAGGCCGCTGCCGCGGGTGACGTCGAGAAGGCCACCGAGTACCAGCGCGCTGCCGCGCGTCAGCTCGACAAGGCCGTCTCGAAGGGCGTCATCCACAAGAACCAGGCCGCCAACAAGAAGTCGGCGCTTGCTTCCAAGGTCGCTTCCCTCAAGGGCTGA
- the holA gene encoding DNA polymerase III subunit delta translates to MAKKTVNDDPLAPVTLAVGQEELLLDRAVRVVVAAARAADADTDVRDLASDQLQPGTLAELTSPSLFAERKVVVVRNAHDLSADTVKDVKAYLGAPAEEITLVLLHAGGAKGKALLDAARKVGAREVACPKMTKPADRLAFVRGEFRTLGRSATPEACQVLVDAIGSDLRELASAASQLVADVEGTIDEAVVGRYYTGRAEASSFEVADRAVEGRAAEALEALRWSLATGVAPVLITSALAQGVRAIGKLSSARGGRPGDLARELGMPPWKIDRVRQQMRGWTPDGVAVALRAVAEADAGVKGGGDDPEYALEKAVVTIARAARSRRG, encoded by the coding sequence ATGGCCAAGAAGACTGTGAATGACGATCCTCTCGCCCCCGTGACGCTGGCCGTGGGGCAGGAGGAGCTGCTGCTCGACCGGGCCGTGCGGGTGGTGGTGGCCGCGGCGCGGGCCGCCGACGCCGACACGGATGTGCGGGACCTGGCCTCGGACCAGCTGCAGCCCGGCACGCTCGCCGAGCTGACGAGTCCGTCGCTCTTCGCGGAGCGCAAGGTCGTGGTCGTACGCAACGCGCATGATCTGTCGGCCGACACGGTCAAGGACGTGAAGGCGTATCTGGGGGCTCCCGCCGAGGAGATCACCCTGGTGCTGCTGCACGCGGGCGGTGCCAAGGGGAAGGCGCTGCTGGACGCCGCGCGCAAGGTGGGGGCGCGGGAGGTGGCGTGTCCCAAGATGACGAAGCCGGCGGATCGGCTGGCGTTCGTGCGGGGCGAGTTCCGGACGCTGGGGCGGTCCGCGACGCCCGAGGCGTGCCAGGTGCTGGTCGACGCGATCGGGAGTGATCTGCGGGAGCTGGCGTCCGCGGCGTCGCAGCTGGTCGCGGATGTCGAGGGGACGATCGACGAGGCCGTGGTCGGGCGGTACTACACCGGGCGGGCCGAGGCGTCCAGCTTCGAGGTGGCCGATCGGGCCGTCGAGGGGCGGGCGGCGGAGGCGTTGGAGGCGCTGCGGTGGTCGCTTGCGACCGGGGTGGCGCCGGTGTTGATCACCAGTGCGCTGGCCCAGGGGGTGCGGGCGATCGGGAAGCTGTCGTCGGCGCGGGGCGGGCGGCCGGGGGATCTCGCGCGGGAGCTGGGGATGCCGCCGTGGAAGATCGACCGGGTGCGGCAGCAGATGCGGGGGTGGACGCCGGACGGGGTGGCGGTCGCCCTGCGGGCGGTGGCCGAGGCGGACGCGGGGGTGAAGGGCGGGGGCGATGATCCCGAGTACGCGCTTGAGAAGGCGGTCGTGACGATCGCGCGGGCGGCCCGGTCCCGGCGGGGCTGA
- a CDS encoding arylamine N-acetyltransferase family protein, whose amino-acid sequence METAELDAYLRRLGAEQPAWPTVDVLRDLHLRHLRAVPFENLSIHLGEQIVLEEKRLLDKVVGERRGGFCFELNGLFGALLAALGFDVTLLAARVYGEEGRLGIPYDHLALRVRTVDGGDWLADVGFGANSHHPLEFGDRGEQVDPGGVFRVVQADRESGGREFGDLDVLRDGRPQYRLEVRPRVLGDFVAGAWWHSTSPASHFTQSLVCSRVTGDGGRVTLSGRTLTVTSAEDDREVTELSTDGEVLTAYREWFGMELARVPEVGAGRGGS is encoded by the coding sequence ATGGAAACCGCGGAGCTTGACGCCTACCTTCGCCGTCTCGGAGCCGAGCAGCCGGCCTGGCCCACTGTCGACGTGCTGCGTGATCTGCACCTGCGCCATCTGCGGGCGGTGCCGTTCGAGAACCTGTCGATCCATCTCGGAGAGCAGATCGTCCTGGAGGAGAAGCGGCTGCTGGACAAGGTGGTCGGAGAGCGCAGGGGAGGCTTCTGCTTCGAACTGAACGGGTTGTTCGGGGCGTTGCTCGCGGCACTCGGGTTCGATGTGACGCTGCTCGCGGCGCGGGTGTACGGGGAGGAGGGACGGCTGGGCATCCCGTACGACCATCTGGCGCTGAGGGTGCGGACGGTGGACGGGGGTGACTGGCTGGCCGATGTCGGGTTCGGGGCGAACAGCCACCATCCGCTGGAGTTCGGGGACCGGGGGGAGCAGGTGGATCCGGGCGGGGTGTTCCGGGTGGTCCAGGCGGACCGGGAGAGCGGAGGGAGGGAGTTCGGGGATCTGGACGTGCTCCGGGACGGCAGGCCCCAGTACCGGCTGGAGGTGCGGCCGAGGGTGCTCGGGGACTTCGTGGCCGGGGCCTGGTGGCACAGCACCTCACCGGCCTCGCATTTCACCCAGTCCCTCGTCTGTTCCCGGGTCACCGGGGACGGCGGCCGCGTCACCCTCAGCGGGCGCACGCTGACGGTCACCTCGGCGGAGGACGACCGGGAGGTGACCGAGCTGTCGACGGACGGGGAGGTGCTGACGGCGTACCGGGAGTGGTTCGGGATGGAGCTGGCGCGGGTGCCGGAGGTGGGGGCGGGGCGCGGGGGGAGTTGA
- a CDS encoding ComEC/Rec2 family competence protein: MHAASGTRLGDPYPRQEGPTDLRLVPPALAAWGTAALTVHASPGWVMGVVLVCLVVGLALLVPGQGHGHGHGRVWARVRGRGRTRVPVAAVLLCAGAAAASAGLHGADLRRGPVPALAERYTRVTAEAELTSDPRLTRPRIQGNHAAPTAVLLQAEVRRVRSLDGTAVDTRTPVLVIVDVEGRAARAAWLSLLPSTRVRVTAQAVPAMVGGDRVAAALRVRGGGAPVVVEEPSTVQRFAGRLRAGLREATDGLDADARALLPGFVVGDTSRVPAELDEAFKATDLTHLLAVSGANFTILLALFIGPPGLAQRAERRGLAPRLGIPLRATALAGGALTLGFVVVCRPDPSVVRAAACGSIALLAIATGRRRSLVPALATAVLLLVLYDPWLSRSYGFLLSVLATGALLTLAPRWSAALQRRRVPPRPAEALAAAGAAQAVCAPVVAVLSAKVSLVAVPCNLLAEFAVAPATVLGFATLATAPVAMPVAECLAWCASWPAGWIADIARTGASLPGAGVDWPGSWTGALLLLLVTVVVVLVGRRLLSHPWLVGASLVAFALVVVQPPPLTRVITGWPPPGWRFVMCDVGQGDATVLAAGDGAGVVVDAGPDPVLVDRCLTSLGITSVPLVVLTHFHADHVMGLPGVLRGRSVGAIAATGFEEPADQAAFVRREAEARRIPLTRAVAGEERRTGSLTWRVLWPPGDAVAPDGPNDASVTMLVRSAGLTLLLLGDLEPPGQRELARSPEAAALGAVDVVKVAHHGSAYQDPGLIRTMTPQLALISVGADNPYGHPAPSTVAALRAGGATVLRTDEDGAIAVAGTAKGLLVARD; encoded by the coding sequence GTGCACGCGGCCTCCGGTACCCGGCTCGGCGACCCGTACCCCCGGCAGGAGGGGCCGACGGATCTGCGTCTCGTGCCTCCGGCGCTGGCCGCGTGGGGGACGGCGGCGCTGACGGTCCACGCCTCGCCCGGGTGGGTCATGGGTGTGGTCCTGGTCTGCCTGGTCGTCGGCCTGGCCCTGCTCGTCCCCGGGCAGGGGCATGGGCATGGGCATGGGCGGGTGTGGGCGCGGGTGCGCGGACGGGGGCGGACGCGGGTGCCCGTCGCGGCCGTCCTGCTGTGTGCCGGCGCGGCCGCGGCCTCCGCCGGACTGCATGGGGCGGATCTGCGGCGAGGCCCGGTGCCCGCCCTGGCCGAGCGGTACACCCGGGTGACCGCGGAGGCCGAGCTGACCTCCGACCCACGGCTCACCCGCCCCCGGATCCAGGGCAACCACGCGGCACCTACCGCCGTGCTCCTCCAGGCCGAGGTACGGCGGGTGCGGAGCCTGGACGGGACGGCCGTGGACACCCGGACACCGGTACTGGTCATCGTCGACGTGGAGGGACGGGCCGCGCGGGCGGCCTGGCTCTCGCTGCTGCCGTCCACCCGGGTGCGGGTGACGGCGCAGGCCGTGCCCGCGATGGTCGGGGGAGACCGGGTGGCGGCCGCGCTGCGGGTGCGCGGCGGCGGGGCGCCGGTGGTCGTGGAGGAGCCGAGCACGGTGCAGCGGTTCGCGGGGCGGTTACGGGCCGGGCTGCGGGAGGCGACCGACGGGCTGGACGCCGACGCGCGGGCGTTGTTGCCGGGGTTCGTCGTCGGGGACACCTCACGGGTGCCGGCCGAGTTGGACGAGGCGTTCAAGGCGACCGACCTCACGCACCTGCTCGCCGTCAGCGGCGCCAACTTCACGATCCTGCTGGCGCTGTTCATCGGGCCCCCGGGGCTGGCACAGCGGGCCGAGCGACGAGGACTCGCGCCCCGGCTGGGGATTCCGCTGCGGGCGACGGCGCTGGCCGGCGGTGCGCTGACACTCGGTTTCGTGGTCGTGTGCCGGCCCGACCCGAGTGTGGTGCGGGCCGCGGCCTGCGGTTCGATCGCGCTGCTGGCCATCGCGACCGGGCGCCGCAGGTCGCTCGTCCCCGCGCTGGCGACGGCGGTGCTGCTGCTGGTGCTGTACGACCCGTGGCTGTCCCGCAGTTACGGCTTCCTGCTGTCCGTCCTCGCGACCGGAGCGCTGCTCACCCTCGCCCCGCGCTGGAGCGCCGCCCTCCAGCGGCGCCGGGTGCCACCGCGCCCGGCCGAGGCGCTGGCCGCGGCCGGGGCGGCGCAGGCGGTGTGCGCGCCGGTCGTCGCCGTGCTGTCGGCCAAGGTGAGCCTGGTGGCGGTGCCGTGCAATCTGCTCGCCGAGTTCGCGGTGGCCCCGGCCACGGTGCTGGGGTTCGCCACACTGGCGACGGCCCCGGTGGCGATGCCCGTGGCCGAGTGCCTCGCCTGGTGCGCGAGCTGGCCCGCCGGCTGGATCGCGGACATCGCCCGCACCGGGGCGTCGCTGCCCGGCGCGGGAGTGGACTGGCCGGGCAGCTGGACCGGCGCGCTGCTGCTGCTCCTGGTCACCGTGGTCGTCGTCCTCGTCGGGCGGCGGCTGCTGAGCCACCCCTGGCTGGTGGGGGCGTCACTGGTGGCGTTCGCGCTGGTCGTGGTGCAGCCGCCGCCGCTGACCAGGGTGATCACGGGGTGGCCGCCGCCCGGCTGGCGCTTCGTGATGTGCGACGTGGGACAGGGGGACGCGACCGTCCTCGCGGCGGGCGACGGTGCCGGGGTGGTCGTGGACGCCGGGCCCGATCCGGTGCTGGTCGACCGCTGTCTGACCTCGCTCGGCATCACCAGTGTCCCGCTCGTCGTCCTCACCCACTTCCACGCCGACCATGTCATGGGGTTGCCGGGCGTGCTGCGGGGGCGTTCGGTGGGGGCGATCGCGGCGACGGGATTCGAGGAACCCGCGGACCAGGCCGCGTTCGTGCGCAGGGAGGCGGAGGCCCGGCGGATCCCGCTGACGCGGGCCGTGGCCGGGGAGGAGCGGCGCACGGGAAGCCTGACCTGGCGGGTGCTGTGGCCGCCGGGCGACGCCGTCGCGCCGGACGGACCGAACGACGCCAGCGTGACCATGCTGGTCCGCTCCGCCGGGCTGACCCTGCTGCTCCTGGGCGATCTGGAACCACCCGGCCAGCGGGAACTGGCGAGATCCCCGGAGGCGGCGGCCCTGGGAGCCGTGGACGTGGTGAAGGTCGCCCACCATGGTTCGGCCTACCAGGATCCGGGGCTGATACGGACGATGACTCCACAGCTGGCCCTCATCTCGGTCGGCGCGGACAACCCGTACGGCCACCCGGCCCCCAGTACGGTCGCGGCGCTGCGGGCCGGAGGTGCCACGGTGCTGCGTACGGACGAGGACGGCGCGATCGCCGTCGCGGGTACGGCGAAGGGACTGCTCGTGGCGAGAGACTGA
- a CDS encoding ComEA family DNA-binding protein, with protein MALRSRSGSQTQTQPRPRTATVTSGPGRGPSSDGRARHRSRQPRGRSGRRQAAAETLRLRAEALFPERAGEPRELGHGPPEPPGARRGRSAEAGDGEVDRVGEAGEVGEAGACEVGEARVERAGGSGASVGERGAWRERVGPAVRERLPLWLQVRCGIERKSVVALSVVLVVAAVFAAQHFWAGRTQPVSAPEVVRVGAPDGSAAGAGTPAGAVASTAGPAIVVDVGGKVRRPGIQRLPAGSRVADALRAAGGVRPGANTDGLNRARLLVDGEQVLVGSPAPVSAPGAMPGPGGGAGTGGAAAGAAPAAPVSLNTATPDQLDTLPGVGPVLAQHIIDYRTQHGGFRSVDELREVNGIGDRRFADLRNLVRP; from the coding sequence ATGGCACTTCGATCACGTTCAGGATCACAGACACAGACACAGCCACGTCCACGGACGGCGACGGTCACCAGCGGGCCGGGGCGCGGTCCGTCCTCCGACGGGCGCGCTCGGCACCGCTCCCGGCAGCCGAGGGGCAGGTCCGGCCGCCGCCAGGCCGCGGCGGAGACGCTTCGCCTGCGCGCGGAGGCGCTGTTCCCGGAAAGGGCCGGGGAGCCACGGGAGTTGGGGCACGGGCCGCCCGAGCCGCCCGGGGCGCGCAGGGGGAGGTCGGCGGAGGCCGGGGACGGTGAGGTCGACCGCGTCGGTGAGGCCGGTGAGGTGGGCGAGGCCGGCGCTTGTGAGGTGGGCGAGGCTCGGGTGGAGCGGGCTGGAGGCTCCGGTGCTTCCGTCGGCGAGCGGGGGGCCTGGCGGGAGCGGGTGGGGCCGGCCGTGCGGGAGCGGCTGCCGCTGTGGTTGCAGGTGCGGTGCGGCATCGAGCGCAAGAGCGTGGTCGCGCTGAGCGTGGTGCTGGTCGTCGCGGCGGTGTTCGCGGCACAGCACTTCTGGGCGGGCCGGACCCAGCCGGTGAGCGCGCCCGAGGTGGTGCGCGTGGGAGCTCCGGACGGCTCGGCGGCCGGGGCGGGCACCCCGGCCGGGGCGGTCGCTTCCACCGCCGGGCCCGCCATCGTCGTGGACGTCGGCGGGAAGGTGCGCCGGCCGGGGATCCAGCGCTTGCCGGCCGGTTCCCGGGTGGCCGACGCGTTGCGCGCGGCGGGCGGGGTGCGGCCGGGGGCGAACACCGACGGACTCAACCGCGCCCGGCTCCTCGTGGACGGCGAACAGGTCCTGGTCGGGAGCCCGGCACCGGTCTCCGCACCGGGGGCGATGCCCGGACCGGGCGGCGGGGCCGGTACCGGCGGAGCCGCCGCCGGGGCGGCCCCGGCGGCTCCCGTCTCGCTCAACACGGCCACCCCCGACCAGCTGGACACCCTGCCCGGTGTCGGCCCCGTTCTCGCCCAGCACATCATCGACTACCGCACCCAGCACGGCGGCTTCCGCTCGGTCGACGAACTGCGCGAGGTGAACGGCATCGGCGACCGACGCTTCGCCGACCTGCGGAATCTCGTACGGCCATGA
- a CDS encoding DegV family protein, with protein sequence MSRHVAIVTDSTAYLPPPAMERHSITAVPLTVVLGGEALDEGTEISARSLAQALQKRRSVTTSRPSPELFAETYRRVAESGATGIVSLHLSAEFSGTYDAAALAAREAPVPVRVVDTGMVAMALGFCALAAAESAEAGGTVDEAVTAAEKRAAGTSAFFYVDTLDYLRRGGRIGAAQALFGSALAVKPLLQLDGGRIEMLEKVRTASRAIARLEEIVAERAGGAPVDIAVHHLAAPERAAALAERLRERVPGLADLHVSEVGAVIGAHTGPGLLGAVVSPR encoded by the coding sequence ATGTCCCGCCATGTCGCGATCGTCACCGATTCAACGGCCTACCTGCCGCCGCCGGCGATGGAGCGTCACAGCATCACCGCCGTACCCCTGACCGTGGTCCTCGGCGGGGAGGCGCTCGACGAAGGCACCGAGATCTCGGCGCGCTCCCTCGCCCAGGCACTGCAGAAGCGACGGTCCGTCACCACCTCCCGCCCCAGCCCCGAACTGTTCGCGGAGACCTACCGCAGGGTCGCGGAGTCGGGCGCCACGGGCATCGTCTCCCTCCACCTCTCCGCCGAGTTCTCCGGCACGTACGACGCAGCCGCCCTCGCGGCCCGCGAGGCACCCGTGCCGGTGCGCGTCGTCGACACCGGCATGGTCGCGATGGCCCTCGGGTTCTGCGCCCTGGCCGCCGCCGAGTCCGCGGAGGCGGGCGGCACCGTGGACGAGGCCGTCACGGCCGCCGAGAAACGGGCCGCAGGGACCTCCGCGTTCTTCTACGTCGACACCCTGGACTATCTCCGCCGGGGCGGACGGATCGGCGCGGCACAGGCACTGTTCGGGTCCGCGCTCGCGGTCAAACCGCTGCTGCAGCTGGACGGCGGCCGTATCGAGATGCTGGAGAAGGTCCGTACGGCGTCCAGGGCCATCGCCCGCCTGGAGGAGATCGTCGCCGAGCGGGCGGGCGGCGCACCGGTCGACATCGCCGTCCATCACCTCGCCGCGCCCGAGCGGGCCGCGGCCCTCGCGGAGCGGCTGCGGGAGCGGGTGCCCGGGCTGGCCGACCTGCATGTGAGCGAGGTCGGGGCGGTCATCGGGGCGCATACGGGGCCCGGGTTGCTGGGGGCGGTCGTCTCGCCCCGGTGA